The Natrinema salifodinae genome has a window encoding:
- a CDS encoding HNH endonuclease translates to MSGKSGNELYPEEQQNPWRDKELMEKLYVDEKMAANDIRKLFDCSISTVLKWLDEHGIEKRSIKEAKQLNHGLHANFSTNPQGYEQWRSGDNNLLVHRLLAVAKFGFEEAGELHVHHENGLHWDNRPDNLELVSNEDHQKLHRKVKPPERWAIASLYDATEMSSRDVGDVFGVSNNTVLNVHKEKFGGDAEA, encoded by the coding sequence ATGAGCGGTAAATCTGGAAATGAACTGTATCCAGAAGAACAGCAGAACCCATGGCGGGACAAGGAGTTGATGGAGAAGCTGTATGTCGACGAAAAGATGGCAGCAAATGATATCCGCAAGCTGTTCGATTGCTCCATCTCTACCGTGCTGAAATGGCTCGATGAACACGGGATCGAGAAAAGATCGATCAAAGAGGCCAAGCAGTTGAATCACGGCCTTCACGCGAATTTTTCAACGAATCCCCAGGGCTATGAGCAGTGGAGATCTGGTGACAACAACCTCCTCGTCCACCGACTATTGGCCGTCGCAAAGTTCGGATTTGAGGAAGCGGGGGAACTCCATGTCCATCACGAGAATGGGCTCCACTGGGATAACAGGCCAGATAACCTCGAGTTGGTTTCAAACGAGGATCATCAGAAGCTACACCGGAAAGTGAAACCACCCGAACGTTGGGCTATAGCATCCCTATACGACGCAACCGAGATGTCCAGCAGGGATGTGGGAGATGTGTTCGGAGTCTCAAATAATACTGTTCTGAACGTCCACAAGGAGAAATTTGGAGGTGACGCAGAAGCATGA
- a CDS encoding sigma factor-like helix-turn-helix DNA-binding protein produces the protein MNADDAVSELANAGLLTERQAEAFVLRDVEAVPREAAADSMGISKNTLDNTLSTAREKVEKAQQTAEAVEAIRFETVPVECSECGDNLGQTFSRDDSGMALCFDCAGVDPSEVDL, from the coding sequence ATGAACGCTGACGACGCGGTTTCCGAGCTGGCCAACGCCGGCTTATTGACTGAGCGGCAGGCAGAGGCGTTTGTCCTCCGTGACGTCGAGGCGGTTCCTCGAGAGGCTGCGGCGGACTCGATGGGAATATCGAAAAATACGCTGGACAATACGCTCAGCACGGCTCGAGAGAAAGTCGAGAAGGCACAGCAGACGGCCGAGGCGGTCGAAGCGATTCGCTTCGAAACCGTCCCAGTCGAGTGTAGCGAGTGCGGGGACAATCTCGGACAGACCTTCAGCCGGGACGACAGCGGAATGGCACTCTGTTTCGACTGTGCTGGAGTCGATCCAAGCGAGGTGGACCTATGA